The DNA region TCATCAATGCATTAACGCTTTCATGTGTGTACAAGCCGCCCCCCTGGGCTCTCTCGTGGCGGCTAGGTAACCCCGTGGGCAGTTGGCGTTTAACGAAGTTTCGGCGACATGGTTAACCATACGCATGAACAACGATTTGGTGGAACTGTGGTGTACGGAGTCGACTTCTTAATGCCGCATGATGTTTACGTTTATGACGTATCAAGTACACACACGAATTCCACGGCTACGCTCCGAAAAGCCCTATCGTTCCGCTGACCGAAAAACTGCGCCGCAAATGACACACTTCAGACTGGTGACGCGTGAACCAATTGGGCCCAAGTGCCGCGGCTGCCAGCTTATGCGACAAATGAGCGTTAGCAAATTGTATGTCCACTGCCGGTGCGACATAACTGAGATTTCCGTTAAATTGTtggagcgagaaaacgcagtACTATGCGACTAATCTGAGCATCAGCTGTCTGCTGTCGACAGTGACGAGACTAGAAACGTTACGTCCTGCCCGCTGGACAAGCCCCCCCCTCGCCGAACCCACAGCGCTGCTGCTCTGTGTAAGTCATTGGTGTCTTTCTGGGGGACTCCCGCGGGGTACACAAACACTGAACACGCCACACAGGCTCGGATATGTACCTCACCGTAGAACTATCACGGCCTTGTTTTTCTAATCAGGTAGCACTTCGTGGCAAGGGCCATATATCACGATGTGCATTCTAGGTTCCACAGTCGATGATAATGATTGCCGCAGGTATTCACACCACGTTGACCTTGAGTATCTACACTCTCTATAGACAGTTCGGTTGCTGCTGAGCGTTTCCGTGACAAGCTAGAGATGGTATCTGCAGTTTGACGGCTTTGGGAAGAAAACGATTTGTGGGCAAGTACCGCGAGTCTGGAGAGACGACTCAAAATAACAGGTTTTAGGTCGCGCGTGACCCTCAGTCCGATCAAAATCGGCGGCGTGCGTCCAACACAAGGCACACTTATTGTCGTAGAGGGGATTTTTGTTGCGACAAGCCCATCACTCATGGCTTACAAGTGTTCATGTTCACAAGTGTCTAAGCTGCAGCTGCATACCAATCGTTATAATTCCACATGGCTCATCGTAATGATCACTGAATACTTGACCACCGTAGCTGGCGCTATCGTGTGCGCGTCTGTCACACACAGATGCTACGTTGGATAAACATCTGTACTGTGATTTCGTTTAATCAAGCAGGTGCGTACGGGAATCACGGTGGTTAGTCCGACAATGATTGCCTACCATGTTGCTCCCCAGCACTGATGCCGTGCGACTACATGATATTGCCTACTTGATGTCGGATTTCGCTCTGCGGTTCCATAAGTGCTTTGTTGATGACGACAACGGATTATGGAGAGTACCGGAAATGCCGTTTGCAATTTCAAAAACGATTTGTGTTTCCTACTAGGTTGACAAGAGTAGCTGCGCAAGTACACCTACCCGGAGAGATCCTTCCGGTACCCACCAGTGGTTAGGGACGTTTATGGCAGCTGCCAACCATTTCGTACAGAGATCCATAAAGACAAATATACACTTGCGAGCTCGTTtacagaaaaagaagtgTAGATTCTAGCCCTTGCAGAGCGTTTTGGGGTCTGCACACTTAAAGGGTCCTTGGATATGttttgtcctctcttttgAATTAATCACGAATGTGGACAGCACCATGCGGCATTCATTACATGAATCTTAGGATTCAAAGTGTCGCTGACAAGCTGGACGCAGCCGCAGATATCGTGCCAAAATGTGCTGGTTACTGATCCTCTCATTTGCAAATCCCGCTGATTTCATTTTCTTGCGCGCTGCCTCCTGGTGGCGCCGAAGAGCTGACCGGAGAGCGTCGATGGATCAAAAGGCACCGCAGAGCGTGGCAAGTGTATGCGTCCACCATGAGCTCAATGTTCGAGCGTCCTCGCCATGCTGGAGCCTGTTCAGACACAACATCCAACTGATCCAAGGGATGCGACAAGAGGTACGAAGATGGCAATGCGACCACGAGGgcaaggaaaaacgaaactACTGCCTGTGTCTGTGCGCAGTCAAGACACGCATGCGGCTCTGAGGTTCTGTGCAGCTGGGCACGCGCGCAGGTTTACACAACGGCATGCGCTTCCAGACACGACTACATGTGGTCCATCACCGTACAACGGATATTGAATTGGAAGAGGGTTTACTTAATAGCTCAGATACGCTCATCTATCTGCGCTCGAAGCCTGCAGACTGTTTACCACGGATACGACTATTAAAAGACTGCATGCTGCCAATATCGCGGGGCTATACACCACTGGTGAGAGCGCTAATCTGCCGAAGACCACTTCTCCGGCCGTTCAAACCCGGTATACAAATTCCACAAAACCGTCCGGGACCTGTGAGGACGAAATCTTCAGAGCCCCACGGTTGTCTGCGAGGCACTATGTAGTGATCAAATTTTCGGGTGGgacaagaaacgaaagggGCGGTCACCGTATCTTGGCACTCCAAACACCCTGGAGGACCCGACTGAGAGTTTCCCGTAGGACTTACTATTAACGTTGTCGGTGTCATCCGCTCTCCTGCTTGCTTGCCACCACCACTCATATCCGTATCACCGGCCTTCTCAGAAGCATCGCCTGTCTGCTGAGCACATGGAGTCATGCctgcttccgtttccctttccggCAGAACAGTTGTGACGAGCACGAGAGGTCCTTCTTCGGTCATCTGCCGGAGCTCTGCCCCCCCTTCAACATGTTTCAAAGTGCTCATGTCAAcccgaggaggcgcgcctTCATCACCCAGCAACGCCATCATTAATTCATTGCTGATCCGCAAGATAACACGCGCCTCCTTGGCTTTTTCCTGGCACTGCGTACCCGGTGGTTGTTCGCCGTTCCCTCGCCGATCCGGTTTGACattttcgctgtctccccctgGCAGAAGAACAGCCCCTCTGCTGTCGTCCGGGCCTGTGGTTCCGCAGCTTGGCTCGGTTGCCGCCTCTCGACAATCGACAGCATCAACGAGCGGGACAAGCCACTGAGCGCCACCATAAGAGAGGCGATACTTGCTGGAATTTCGACACTGGAAAGCTACACAGCCTGCGCTCACAACTTTGTACCGTGACCTGCCTACTCCACTCAAGGCTCGCTCGACGCCGTGAGAGGTAAGCCACACAGTTCGCAGAagcttttcgtctttcccagAGGATCCAACATCCGCAGACTGCTCCGCCGATATTCCCGTCACGGCTGCTTGCTGGGCagtggaggaggcggcgttaggcgagacagacccgcggctctttgctttctcctcgccactGCTTTCTAACACGGTTTCGGCCGCTGTCGGGTTTTCCCTCGACGATTCTGCGTTCTCGCGCTTAGGCTTCTTTCTTGCCATACTAATATTTTCAccctcgcctcggcgtctgacaaagagacacgccCGGAGTTCCTGAAGCAGGCGTAAACGCCGCCGTTCACCTCCcactccttcctcgtcttcagaAACTTCCGCTGCGGGCATGCGCTCCTCCGCGCCAACAGCGAAATCCTTTGTCACCCCCAACGACGCACATGCGGCGCGCCAGGCCGCCCTGAGCTTTTCTTCGTGAATGCATgcgccttcgttctctccgtcttggCCAACAAACTCCGAGACCGGAActgctcgcttctccttttcctccgaGAGCTCGGACTGGGCAGACTCTTCACGTGCAGCTTCTGCGGCCAGCGTCTGTTGCACTTTCCGGATGTACTGCTTCTGTTGCTTCTCAACGAAGCTTTGTGGCCAGCCTAGAGACACGAAATCCAACTGAAGCTGATCAAGAGTTCGAAGACCCTGTCCACCCTCTGATGCCACATTTCCTACTGCCTTTCTTGAGCTTTCTATGCACACACCAAGCGACTCCTCCTGTGGGTCTGCACAACTCGGCGCAGGTTTcacttctgtctcctgaTCCTcattctctcgctcttcttcttcctcttcatcgtcgTCATGCATGTTGCCGTCCCCGTGTGTCCCCTGAGGTGGCCGTGTCTGGGCGTTCTCGGAGGCCGACTGTACGTGGAAAGGGacgtgcttcttcttctcgaggaCGGCTACAAAGAAGCCTCCTGGACAACGAAGAGGGGACCGAAGCGCCACAGGGCGAATGAAACGCCTCGCCAGCCCTACAGCTCAAGCGGACCTGGCCGCCACGGAGAGCGGGTTTCTCGAAGCACCGAAAAAATGTGTCATGCTCTATCGTCGCAGAGGTCTCTCCGCAAAACAAAATAGGGGAGATTCGCACTAATGCGTGTACATAACCAAGAGATGAAGTAGTTGTAGATTGGATCGTACAGAGTATCAAACCTAACACAAATTAACTGCGTTAAAGAGTACCGGGATAAACTGCGGGTATCACGCGTATGCACGTGACTGTAACGGAGAAGGCCACGTGGAAACCCGTACCAACGCCACACACCACATACAAATACACGCACTCACGTACACAACGCGTGAGTTTGTATGTACGTGTAACAAGCTAGAAACGTAAATATCCACGAACGTGGATACTGAATTCGCGTTGGAGTGCATCGCCTATGCCGAGAAGCGAGTGCTCGGTGTGGAGATATGCATCTACGCACTGCCTACTGCCGCCTTGGTCGTCATCCGTTTGCAGACCCCACAGCAATGACCCGTCACACCCAAACTCGCAGAACTTGGGAAGGCGAAACCAACGACAACACGGCTCCAGCTGGGAAATTGGTGCACGACACTGTTCACAGAAAGTGCTTTTCCGTGCGCCCATTTATGTgagtcttctgcgtcgccgtgtTCTGCACAACGCACGCGAGGGATATCTCACATACGTGGAAACGGCTCGACAGGCACGTACAAGAGGATGTTCAGAGGTTTGCCTCTGGCGACCTCTCCAGACTTCTGCCGCCGCGCGAGAGCCTCACCTGTATTGTTGAGATGAGGAAGGAACCGCATGCACCGATGGAGAGGCGGTCcttcctgtcgctttccGTCCCCGTCGCCCGCCGCCTTCGAGGCGGCGTACTGCGGAAACATGGTTGGTCGGATTTTTTGACGAGATGCGCTGGTGTCGGGAACGTCCTCGTATCGATCGTAGAATTCCTTCTGCCAATACACGCgccctggagagagaacgatgCAGAGCAGCACATCTGCATGGGTGTATCCAGCCGGCGGCAGCCGTCGAGGAtcgtgaagagagaagaccaaATTGCCGCaaaacgcagaggaaagcggcCGTTTTCCGAAGCCGTTGGAACTCGAcggacacaggagagaacaggcgaCAGAAAGCCACCGGACTTTGGAAGCGCGGCAGTTTTTTCACGCGTGCCCCAAAACACGGAATGAGGGCTTTTATCGACGCCTGCTGGGATTTTTAGTTCACGTATGAAGGTCGCCGTCCACAGGTATGTGCAAGGAGACCTCCGTGACACACCGCACCCGTGCGGAGAACCGAGGCGACTCTGAGTAGCCAAACACACGCGTCTTCATCTGTCCATCATGACGGCCCAGGCCGCGAGCCGCTGCGACTAGGCAGCTTCGCAGTGCAGGAAACAGATCCATGTTCATATTTGCAGACACGTGTCAAAGTGAACGTGCCTATTTCTACGGTTAATGGTTTACATGGAAAAGCAATAGGCGACAACAGGGAGATGCTGGGGGGTTCTCGGCTTTGCATCGGCCGGTGGACTGTTCGAGACCCAAAAGCAGCGACCGCGTACTTACATGTATGCAGTCCTGGGCGTCGTTCGAGAGCAGGGAAGACGCCGGAGCAGTCGACGAGTTCGACAGCacctttcgttttttcctggaAAGCAAAACAGCCATGCGGCGACCCGCTCGTGGAAGGACAGATCGCACGCGCTCCCGCCCTCCAAAAAAACGGACGCGATGCCGCTTCCAATCTGCCTACCTCCCCGTCCTCCGCGTACCCCGTCGGTGTCGCTGACTCCCTCGTGTCCCCCGCCCTGTGtcgatctctctcgccctcgcgctctccgtGCGCGCCTGCGCGCTTCTCGACCCCTTCTCCGCTCGGTCGCCCTACTCCGCCGTTCCTCCCACTCTGCGGCTTTGTCTCGCGTCGCCACAGGGAAAGTCGCCTCTGCGTCCTTCctcggaaacgaaaagatTTTAGGGGCCCGCGTGCCGGAACCGGGCGCCTGCGCTACTCACCAAGGCAGCTGCGACGACCGCTTCGTTCTCGACGGGGTTGAAGGAGCAAGTGCTGTACACGATTCGCCCGTTCACTTTGCAGAGCTTGATGCCTCTGTGAAGAACACCGAAAACAGGCGTGTGTTGCCTCACGCTTTGTCGCCAGCCGAGCCCTCTGCTTGCCACCCTCCGTTTTTCCCAAGTGAAGACTACCTCGCAAATCCTCCCAACGAGTAACGAATCGGATCGCCCGGGGCCAGTCGACACCGGATGCGCCTGAGCCTCCCCAGCGGCCTCGAGGCCACACATTGCCGCGCTGCTCTGGGCCTCTCAACACTGGGATCAAAGGCTGTCGCGTTCCAGTCCGACAAACGGGGCATTCCGTTCTCGACTGCGGAAGTCCCTTTTTGCCGCGCACAGCTACCCGGGTTCCAAGCCGCGTTTACCTCAGGAGAAtctgcagctgcaggcgaTGGCAGCCGAGGCCTTGGTTGCTGTGCCAGCGTGTCCAGAGgctccgcgccttccgcaGCGTCCCGTCTGCGCTGCACGGCACGTCGCAGAGGACGCAGTCAAAGAGCAGAGGCCGTAGGTGCGAGCTCGGAAAGGCAGAGGGACAGACTGTCCCTTGACGGTCCTCGAGGcacggcggcgagggagcAGCGGCTCGGTCCGTCGGAGTCGATGCCCCGGGCGTCGCGGCCGCCTCAGAGGGAGCAGACGGCACCAGGATGGCCGGGAAGAACTGCGCAGAGTGCGAGgtgacgaggagacacggcgagtGAATGTGCCGGAGGTGATGGATGAGCCTGGGGAGC from Neospora caninum Liverpool complete genome, chromosome VIIb includes:
- a CDS encoding Multisite-specific tRNA m(5)C methyltransferase, related, with translation MGKKKGGKGADGTKGEDNGVWQTSPDVRENAEWEAYYLQQNIVPDEEWPRFLECLRTDLPTAFRVVTCTPHQHYIRQYIHRTMEHAFHRFLVAQSEAATIMRQEVVSMIPALFFDIKADSCVLDLCAAPGSKTSQLLERMHVVHEKERAHARRKRLDQETGPSAPPHEASLHAEITALVPPGLVVANDADSGRAHMLIHHLRHIHSPCLLVTSHSAQFFPAILVPSAPSEAAATPGASTPTDRAAAPSPPCLEDRQGTVCPSAFPSSHLRPLLFDCVLCDVPCSADGTLRKARSLWTRWHSNQGLGCHRLQLQILLRGIKLCKVNGRIVYSTCSFNPVENEAVVAAALEKTKGAVELVDCSGVFPALERRPGLHTWRVYWQKEFYDRYEDVPDTSASRQKIRPTMFPQYAASKAAGDGDGKRQEGPPLHRCMRFLPHLNNTGGFFVAVLEKKKHVPFHVQSASENAQTRPPQGTHGDGNMHDDDEEEEEERENEDQETEVKPAPSCADPQEESLGVCIESSRKAVGNVASEGGQGLRTLDQLQLDFVSLGWPQSFVEKQQKQYIRKVQQTLAAEAAREESAQSELSEEKEKRAVPVSEFVGQDGENEGACIHEEKLRAAWRAACASLGVTKDFAVGAEERMPAAEVSEDEEGVGGERRRLRLLQELRACLFVRRRGEGENISMARKKPKRENAESSRENPTAAETVLESSGEEKAKSRGSVSPNAASSTAQQAAVTGISAEQSADVGSSGKDEKLLRTVWLTSHGVERALSGVGRSRYKVVSAGCVAFQCRNSSKYRLSYGGAQWLVPLVDAVDCREAATEPSCGTTGPDDSRGAVLLPGGDSENVKPDRRGNGEQPPGTQCQEKAKEARVILRISNELMMALLGDEGAPPRVDMSTLKHVEGGAELRQMTEEGPLVLVTTVLPERETEAGMTPCAQQTGDASEKAGDTDMSGGGKQAGERMTPTTLILDVVSEQAPAWRGRSNIELMVDAYTCHALRCLLIHRRSPVSSSAPPGGSAQENEISGICK